AAGCACTGCCGTTTAAGGAAAATATCCCTCTATTCATCAGTCCCATCCAAAAAGCTATTTAAATTTCTCATCATCTTTATAATCGAAAAGAGCAAACTTCCATGCGCCGTGCAATACTGCAATTCGTCATGCTGAAGTTACCGCCTGGGGAGGAGAGTAGGTGTCCACGCTTTGCGTTTGGAGAATGTCGAAAGTCTTAATTATCAGGGTAGAAACTAACACATGAAACGGCTTATTAATCCCGTCACTATATGCATCTCAGCCATCGGATTGAATTCGAATTTGCACTGGAGGTATTTACATTTAGGAAATCCACATTTCTTCTAAACCCGATACTGAAagattttctcatattttctcTTGATTGCATGAAAGATATCTCATGTAATTAACCATCGGATTGAATTTGAATTGCACCGGAGATGTTCTCATTTAGGAAATGCACAATTCATCTAGACCCGGTACTGAAagattttctcatattttctcTTGATTGCATGAAAGATATCTCATGTAATTAGAACAGAATAATTATCGCAAAGTATTCCTTCCGAGCgctctttaaaaagaaaagccaagtaTGAAGGATCGCATTATTAAAGCTTATAAATGCCCCCGAATACATTTGTTTGATAAGAATAAAACTCTTGGAAGAGGCTCTGCCTGTGCGGCCCCGGAATTCGTACACGTGAAACAGGATCGAAACTTTTGTGTGCGGTCCAGGTTGTAGTAAGGGGATGTAGTAAAGGCCtgcatggtaacatttttatttattctgatttctgttttttttttttaaaataaaaaagaatagaaatttgtttagtaatgccaacttatttttttattccttagaatagaaaagtggtgggaatagatttagaatagaaaaaaaaaaacttttagttcctcgaataatttctagaaataagccattttcttattttctatttttcttatatttttcttccttattgCGGCCACCGCCTACCACTTGCCAACCGTCGGCCGCTCGCAGCCATCGTCGGCTAATCGCCGATAGATCACCATCGGTCGACGATCACCACCGAACCGATTGCCGCCGCCCATAGCCCACCGGGCATCGCCATTCACAACCCATCGGCCGACGATCACCATCGACCACCGTTGCCGTCGCTCAACCGTCAATAGCCTGCCATCGCCATCAACAACTACTCGCCGATCGGCGATCCGTgagcaagaaaaaaacaaataaatacaaaaatttataaattgtaccaaatgcatttctatcatttttttatttatttcaagaatacaaattttgtatagttatcaaacaccttattttacttaaaaattgtttctcgaaatagaaataaataaataaaaaactattttgaagtattttttgggaataaaaacgTTGCCATGCGTATCCTAACTCTCCTCTAATAATTACCGTTCCCACTAATTCCAAAGTTAAGAAATGATTTAAGTGTTGGATTTCTTTTGCACTTTCCGATAGGATGAGAAATTATTAACATGACATCAAGAGGTGCCACTGTTTGTCTGCTCAGAATTCACTTCAATGCGTGACCCATTCTCATATTGCCCCTCGGTGGAAGTTCGATCCTATCAAAATGGCAGTCAAATTTAAATGGAACAATACTTACATTAGGAAAATGCTTATAGGTAAGAGACTCCCGGGGGATACAACGTCAAACTACACCTCGGGAGAGTTCGAATTCAAGTGAATGCACTCTTCTTCCTACCCTCGAGGACGGATCTTTTTGTGCTATAGGACGGGAACCATAGCGACCTGACAAGTTCAGTGGAAAGCTCCAAAAGCCCCCGAATGGCAAACACGACGAAAGAAAAGGTAATTGAAATGAGCAAATTCGCTGGCCGCGTTTCTTATGCGGAGGAACTTGTGTTGGGAAAGCTGAGAAGATTAGCAGTCTACCCAAAACCATCATTATTGGCCAATGCACAAGGGAGAAGATTCTTGTCTGTCCAGAAATGCAAATCCATCCTAATCTAGCAAGAAAAGTCAACAGTTTTAATCACTTTTGCAGTCTTTTCGATTTGTCTTGAGATGCGCATTCTGTCAATCAGAGGGGAATCATACGCTCAATCATATTGGATAGTCTCTGTCATTCAGACTGTAATTCCATTTGACCACAAACTTATTATCAATAACCAAGAGGGtcgaaaaaataagaagaaaatcaggagagagagagagagagagaatgttatgccaaaaaaaaatgatactgAAGAGGGAACTTATTGAGAAGGAGGCCCCTCCATCCGCTTATGGCATCAATATCTCAAATTCCATACGAAAGAATATAATCAAAAGCGTTAAAAAAAGGATTATTATGGATGTCCATGAAGATGGAGAGATCATCCTAAGAGCAAGTTGCTGAAATCGTAAGCTTTtcagaaaatgacacaaatagtgtTTAAAATTTGGTTCAATATGTAATGTTGCCTTTAatcatttaatttgtttaatagtTCAACGTGTAATATGATAATTGactttgttcaatatgattcatGGACTTTTTgtatatgtttaatttagtttccaaattatatgaaaatgtttaatgttgaGGGCTAAATTTAACATGTATCAAAGTTTATGGATTACGTTAAACAAGCTAAAATTCAAGGATCACAtaaagtaaatgaaaatttgaaggatcaaattacacattaagtcaaaatttagggattatttatatcatCATTGCTTAGCTTTTTGATTGGTTATGGTTTCTTGCCAAATCCGAATCCTTAAAATCTTATAACTctataaaacttacattcaTAATCACGATGTAAATCAATTACATAAGATAGTCTTCTCTTGCCGCTACTTCCATGTCTTGCTCTATGTATAAgcccagaacaaaaaaagttttcaatgtcaattttctttcttgcaccCTTGAAAATTCTCTAAAGCCACCGTGCTACTTATAAGATGAAACTTAATAACATGTTACTTTAAAGATAATTCTCAAAATCATAATACagctaaaattttcttaaatatggCACACCCTTTGAACTAAAATCCATTACTACCATAGaaataaagatttctttttcgtgCTTTTAAAACTTCTATGAATTGTGTGAAACACCATAGCCGAACACGACGGTCCAGCAACAAGTGAAACggagaaagaaaatcaatttgtggAATTTTTTACTCTGATCTAGATCTGGGCTTTTTGCAGATTCATCTAATGATTAAATCCAATAAATAAACCAAGAGACTGGAGAGTAACGTGCTGAGAAAGTGGCTAGAAATAATCATCAAGAAACATTTAAAAGAACAGAGCATACTGCAGAAGTTATGAAGGTCCATGCAACTGTTACCcttccaaaaaatgaaaggacgctgagagagagagagagagagagagatttcttgCTTGCTTCAGTCATTCTTTTTCTCTGGTCCAACGACGACTAACGCCTTCCTATATATGCAGCAATGCTCATGCTCTTTTGCATTTTAAGGAATCCCCTGTTTTCCCTCTGTTTAAGGTCCTCTTCTTGTCAGATCTTGGGCCTCCGTCTTCAAAACCCTTCTCTCGGTTTTTCTATGTTTGGGTTTATCTCCAACACCAAAGCCTTCCTTTCTGGACAAGAAATAACTTTCTTGCCTCCTAGTTTATAGTCTTACCCTCCTGAATTGGATATCTTGGAGATTCACTTCCTTTGTATTCTCGAATAAGAATGGCAAGTGATTTAAGGGCATTTAAAACGTCTGGAGCCGGAGACATCTATCAGAGAGAGAGGTCATCATGGGTCATCACGCTACCCATTTAAACAGATGTGCGAAGAACAGAGCAACGGAGGCTTTTGAGTTTCGGGTCTGCTCTCTGTTTCTCTCCCACATGCAGTGTCCCTTTTGATTACGAGCCTGTATTTTTCTCCTCGTTGGTCTGTGTCATtcactggttttttttttgcctcctcAGAAATTCGATTCGGCTGTGTGACAAAGAGGAGAAAATGCTGTCTCAGCAGCAAGCTGAAGAAGCGATGGTCTCCAGCTTCACCAACGCTGGAGAGAGAGACGGAAtagtagaagaaagaaaggtgCAAACGGATGGCTCCAACGACAACAacaatggcggcggcggcgggggtcTGGTCTCAAAAGCTTCCTCTGGCATGGCGGGTCTGTGTATGATGCTTGGTTCAGTTGCGCCTCCAATCAGGTAGACTTAAATTCTTGTTGCCAACAATCATTTTTCTGGACATGTAAATGTAATGACTTACTGTGGTGACTTCGCCTCAATTTAAAGATCTGGCCTTTAGTTCACGAGTCAAGAATTTGATCAGTTTTGATCTGACCCTCATCCGATTCTGTCTTTACGCTCGGGATGTTACGCAGGTGGCGCAGGTGCTGCTGACACTGCCCTATTCGTTCTCCCAGCTCGGGATGCTTTCCGGGATAATTCTGCAGGTTTTCTATGGAATCATGGGGAGCTGGACGGCTTATCTCATCAGCGTGCTCTACGTCGAGTACAGAACcaggaaagagaaggagaatcACAGCTTCAAGAACCACGTCATTCAGGTGCATCTCTATTCCAGAATCGCCACATGCCGAACCGAAGAGCACGTTTTACTCATTCATCTAATTAGAATCGCTGAACTGGGTTGAATCTCGAAATCGGTGTGCTTTCTGTTTTGGTTCAGTGGTTCGAGGTCCTGGATGGTTTGCTTGGTCCCTACTGGAAAGCCCTCGGGCTGGCTTTCAACGTCACTTTCCTCCTCTTCGGATCGGTCATCCAGCTCATAGCCTGTGCAAGGTTCTCCATTTCATTATCAGTTGGCGATTCCTTTTCGCTTAATCGAGATGACGACTTCGTCCGTCAATCTGTATGCTTTCCTATCCTTCTCGTTCTTATTTTTGATTTCCGGGGCCATTGCATTGCAGCAACATATACTACATCAACGACCATCTGGACAAGAGGACATGGACGTACATATTCGGAGCATGCTGCGCGACCACCGTGTTCATCCCCTCCTTCCACAACTACCGGATTTGGTCCTTCCTTGGCCTTGGCATGACCACCTACACTGCTTGGTACATGACTGCCGCGGCCATCGCTCATGGCCAGGTAATCCATTTCGAGCCCGTTAAGATTAATTTCGTCTATTTGATTTCTGATGTAAATACCAATTGAAAAAATGATGCAGGCTAAGGATGTGATCCACAGTGGACCTACCAAGCTGGTCCTGTATTTCACCGGTGCCACCAATATCCTCTACACTTTCGGTGGACACGCCGTCACCGTGTGAGTTCCTCCTCCGTCTCGTGCTCATTAATCAACTACAGAATCACACTTTGGCTGAAATTTATGAGATTAAACTTGAAAGGAGCAGTTCTTGATTGATGATTGACGGTGAATGTGGCATAATACTTGAATCACTCGGGTCGAGTCATCTCAGGAGACCGAACGGCAATGATAATCATCGACAAACTTTCCTTCTCTTCATGAAACTAAACGATTCGTCGTGTAAAACCATGACAGCGAAATAATGGATGCAATGTGGAAGCCGAGAAAGTTCAAGTACATATATCTGCTGGCCACACTGTTCGTGTTCACTCTCACGATTCCATCGGCGACAGCGGTGTACTGGGCCTTCGGCGACCAGCTCTTGAACCATTCCAatgccttctctctcctccctagCTCGGGTTGGCGCGATGCTGCTGTCATTTTGATGCTCATCCATCAGGTCCCTCTCCACAAATTTCCCTCCATGATATATTTTCGCATACATACACGCACATTATTCGATATTGTAGATGATTTTCCATCCAATCCATTGACAAAGATGTTGATGCGTGATTTTATCGGCATCGCAGTTCATAACATTCGGGTTCGCATGCACTCCGCTCTACTTTGTGTGGGAGAAGGTGATAGGGGTGCACCACAAGAAGAGCATATTATTTAAGGCGGTCGCCCGGTTTCCGGTGGTGATTCCCATCTGGTTCCTGGCCATCATCTTTCCCTTCTTCGGGCCGATCAACTCTGCCGTGGGCGCCCTCTTGGTCAGCTTCACCGTCTACATCATCCCTGCCGCCGCCCACATGCTCACTTATCGGTCGGCCTTTGCCCGGCAGGTCCGTGAAATGACATGAATTGTCCATGTTTAAGGCAGTACAACTACATATATTGCTAATTGAAAGTCCAGTTCTTTCTTTCATCATCTGACATATATCGGTTTCTTGCATGCAGAACGCCGCCGAGAAGCCGCCATTCTTCCTGCCGAGCTGGACGGCCATATACGTTGTGAACGTGTTCGTGGTGGGTTGGGTCCTGGTGGTCGGGTTCGGGTTCGGAGGATGGGCGAGCATGGCCAACTTCATCAAGCAAGTGGACACGTTCGGGCTCTTTGCTAAATGCTACCAGTGCAACACACCTTCCCCATCACACCATTAGATGAACTTTGTAATTTGCTCTTGCTGATAATAAATTTGGGATGCTGTGATT
This Eucalyptus grandis isolate ANBG69807.140 chromosome 7, ASM1654582v1, whole genome shotgun sequence DNA region includes the following protein-coding sequences:
- the LOC104454384 gene encoding LOW QUALITY PROTEIN: auxin transporter-like protein 2 (The sequence of the model RefSeq protein was modified relative to this genomic sequence to represent the inferred CDS: inserted 1 base in 1 codon); this translates as MLSQQQAEEAMVSSFTNAGERDGIVEERKVQTDGSNDNNNGGGGGGXGLKSFLWHGGSVYDAWFSCASNQVAQVLLTLPYSFSQLGMLSGIILQVFYGIMGSWTAYLISVLYVEYRTRKEKENHSFKNHVIQWFEVLDGLLGPYWKALGLAFNVTFLLFGSVIQLIACASNIYYINDHLDKRTWTYIFGACCATTVFIPSFHNYRIWSFLGLGMTTYTAWYMTAAAIAHGQAKDVIHSGPTKLVLYFTGATNILYTFGGHAVTVEIMDAMWKPRKFKYIYLLATLFVFTLTIPSATAVYWAFGDQLLNHSNAFSLLPSSGWRDAAVILMLIHQFITFGFACTPLYFVWEKVIGVHHKKSILFKAVARFPVVIPIWFLAIIFPFFGPINSAVGALLVSFTVYIIPAAAHMLTYRSAFARQNAAEKPPFFLPSWTAIYVVNVFVVGWVLVVGFGFGGWASMANFIKQVDTFGLFAKCYQCNTPSPSHH